The Solidesulfovibrio sp. DNA window GAGAGGTCCAGGAGAGGCCGCGCCTCTCCTGGCCGCCGGAGGCCTCTCCCCGCGTCTACTCGACCAGGTGGACGGCGTCCTCGCCGTCGAGTTCGGCCACGGCCACGTCCACGTGTTCGCCGGGCTCGGTGTGGACGCGCTTGCCCACGTAATCGGCCTGGATGGGCAGCTCGCGGTGGCCCCGGCGGTCGACGAGCACCAGCAGCTCCACGCGCCTGGGCCGGCCGTAGTCGAGCAGCGCTTCCAGGGCGGCCCGGATGGTGCGGCCGGAAAACAGCACGTCGTCCACCAGGACCACGTCCTTTTCGGCCAGGGAAAACGGGATGTCCGACGGCCCCACCTGCGGCTGGACCTCGCGGTTGGTCCAATCGTCGCGGTAGAGGTTGATGTCGAGCTTGCCCAGCGGCACGTCGCATCGAGCCCGGGCGTCGATGAGGGTCTTCAGCCGCGTGGCCAGTTCCGCCCCGCGCCGCTGGATGCCGACCAGCGCCAGGCCGCAGGACGGATCGTGGCGCTCGATGAGTTCGAAGGCCAGCCGTTCCAGGGTACGGCGCACTTCGCCGGCGGTCATGATTTTTTTCCGTTTCGTCACATCCATCCCTCGGGGCTTTTCCCGCGCATACCGCAAACCGCCCCGGCCTGGCAATGACCTGATGGATGGCCGCGCGTTCCATTTGACTTTCCGATCGCTCATGCTTAGTTGCATCGAACGAGCTTGCCCAGGAGGATTCCATGGTCGAATTGACAGTCAGCGCAAAGACCCAACTCGACGGGTATTTTGCCGAAAAAGAAAAAAGCCCCATCCGGATCTATCTTTCGTCCGGCGGCTGAGCTGGCCCGAGACTTGCGCTGGCTCTGGATGAGCCGCGCGACACCGACGAGGTCCTCGACGTATCCGGCTACACGTTTGTCGTTGAAAAAGAGCTCCTTGAAAAGGCCGCCCCCATGACCGTCGACATGACCTACATGGGTTTTTCGGTCACCTCGCGCCTGGAACTGGGCGGCGGCGGCTGCGGCTCGTCCTGCTCCAGCGGCTCCTGCTCCACGGGCTGATCCCGGGAAAGCGACATAGGGAATCACCGAGGGTTGCCGGCCTTTCCATAGATCGAGCGTATTTGACAAGCCAATCTTCGGTGATTACCCCTTTGGCAACTCTTTCCTGGAGGATCGCATGGTTTCGATGACGGATACGGCTCGCGCCGAACTT harbors:
- the pyrR gene encoding bifunctional pyr operon transcriptional regulator/uracil phosphoribosyltransferase PyrR, whose product is MDVTKRKKIMTAGEVRRTLERLAFELIERHDPSCGLALVGIQRRGAELATRLKTLIDARARCDVPLGKLDINLYRDDWTNREVQPQVGPSDIPFSLAEKDVVLVDDVLFSGRTIRAALEALLDYGRPRRVELLVLVDRRGHRELPIQADYVGKRVHTEPGEHVDVAVAELDGEDAVHLVE
- a CDS encoding IscA/HesB family protein, encoding MVELTVSAKTQLDGYFAEKEKSPIRIYLSSGGUAGPRLALALDEPRDTDEVLDVSGYTFVVEKELLEKAAPMTVDMTYMGFSVTSRLELGGGGCGSSCSSGSCSTG